DNA sequence from the Drosophila sechellia strain sech25 chromosome 3L, ASM438219v1, whole genome shotgun sequence genome:
TTCaagtatttgcatttttggcgAGTTTCTTCACCAAAACATATAAATTGTTGCTCTGGCATTTAAGTTgcaaaatttgatttgatttaaaGAACACTgtatttactttaatttaCGCTTCTATTTTagttacatatgtatgtagtgaacatgaaatatttataatgtaaattttgtattattagCGCATTTCGCTTGCTCGAAGCTCAGACAGTTTCGATCATTTTACATGTGCATCTTCGCTGTAAATATATGCATTTAGTAGCATATGCTACTGAATACAGAATGTACATTTATGAATATTTACTAAATAAACTGTTTGTTGGAAATCTCAActttggattttatttaaaaggGTTTCAATTCGGGGAAAGGATTTAAGGTAGGTAATGAGTTCATCTTCAAACGGATACATTACATTACAAGATCACAACCTaagaatatataatatgaatatttaattaatgtacatattatgttttaaaattttattttgatgtTTTTGGGCGCCAAAAATTAGTCGATATCCCTAGATCAAGCTTATCGATAGATTTTGATACCATTTTCAACACTGGCACTTATCAAAACAAAACGGACGCTTATTGCAAGAAAGTTTTTTAAACTTGGCGTCAGTTTAAGTAACCGTTTTAAAATGGAATTTGTAAGCGCCATTTCGACAGTTGGTAACACGGAAGTAAGTATGTGGGATTATGCTGTTTTATGCTTTTCCGTTGACTAAATGTGGAATATAGACAGTGGCCAGGGAATTCGCCATTGCCTTTCTGCAGGCCGTGACCTCTGACCCAGATAACTGGATTGTGAAGGTGTCACACCAGTTTGTGGGCCAGTGCTTCCGCGTCCTGGGACTCAACTTCAACGTGAGCGTCCAGGCCTTCAGCCAGACGCAAGATCATCCGTATCGCGATGCCAATCCCAACTATATCTTCGATCCGGTGCCACTGGTTATGACCGAATTGGATAAGTTCCTGGATCGCCTGCCCCGTTTGCTGGCCCAAGTAGGCGAACTGCTGGCCAAAGATTCCCAGGGCACCAAGTTCGATCAGCTCACCCAGCCGATACCCTGCTACCTCAATCTGATTCTGAAGTGGATCAAGGTGGTGCAGGCAATGTGCAGGAACATGCAGCTCAGCAACAGCACCTCCGTGGATAGATATATCTGCGAACCGCTGGCCAGAATGTGTAGGTTGTATAGTTACACACTGAGTTCAATTCCATACAGCTGTGCTGCCTCCCACCTTTTCCAGCTTTCAGCATCCTTGGCGGACTGGCCAAATTGCTGCCCAAATATGAAAACTTTTCGGGCTTCAAGGGAATTTGCCTAGCGCTCGCCGTGGACGTTCGCTATGGCATTTTGTAAGTAGAATAAATTTATAAGCTATTGACATTCCTGGTTATATTGATGACCGACTAGCTATCAGGAAACCTGCGATGTGGTGGTTCCGCCCATGCTGGACATTTTCCGGAAGCACTACAAAACTTTCTGTGGCCCCGAGAAATCCGCGTTGGATTTTGTATATTGCATCCTGACGGTTGTGGTAATACTTGCTCCATTATATTTATCAGTAAATccattaaagattttattttaatagatGTCCGACGAAGATTGCTATATTAAAGCTTACGAGTTCTTAGAGTCCATGATTAGGAAGTTTGCCGAAAGCACACAACACAGTCATCATTTGCGTTGTTTTACCAATGAACTGATTACTGTGAAATATGTTGTTCTGCAGTTTGAAACTCTTAAGGACAGCAATTCCAAACCCTTGCTCTTGGCCACTCTGAAGTATTTGATGACTCTTCAGAGGTATGCGATCATATACCATATAAtcattatatattctttaattATAAATGATCTGTTTCAATTAACTTAATCTTCATTGTAGAAATTTAGCCAGTGCAGAGTGCTTCACAAAACGTTTCCACGAGGAGCTCCTTCATCTTGTCCTGCGAATGTCAGTTTCGTCGGCGACTGTTGCTTCTATGGCAGCCAAGGTATATATTACACTATCCCAGCGACAGCACCAAGAACAGGAAATAGAACAGCACATTCTGGAGACCTACGTGAAGATCCCCCAAAATCGCAGAAAAAATATCACCTACGAACAGTTTCGAAATGAACTGACGCGCTATCTAAAGACGCTCATTCAGTATTTCCCCGCGCTACAGGAGTTCGACTTCTACGCCCGAGTTCTCACTGCTCGGAATGTTCGTATGGAATTGAGTCTTATTGCTGCGCAATGTGCAAGCATAATCTTTGAAATGCATATGGCAGAGTATACCTCCCTGCCGGTGGCTCGTGACCAGGTCAACGAATTACTGCGAGTCTGGCCTCGGATTTTGAAGGCCTCATCAAAACAAAATGGTACTCGACCGCTGATCTACGGTATATATGATTTGATCGATTTTGACTCAGTAGCAGAGTGTGATGCTGAGGTAAGCCATAAAAGTATTCTAAAAGTTATATATTGAATACTTATCTAGTATTTCTTGGGCAGTTGCTTTTAAACTTGGAGAGCAACTGTCTGGATAATTTTCTAAACGATGACACGATCAATGAGTCTGAGTTCCAAAGGCTCTACGTGAATATATCGCGCTCTGTGGATGCAACAGGGAACATTCAGATACACACTACTACGTCGAGGGCTTTGCGAGATGAACAAGCTGCATTGCAGCTCCGGCTGAACAACACCGACCCCGAGAGCCCAGAAATGCAGGAGCTCTTAAAGGAATATGCCTTTAGCTATATGCGCATTCATGCTGTCCTAATGGTTAATAAGCTTCATGTTCGCTATGTAGCCGACATTTACGAAACACTCGCCAAATTTGTGCTAGAAATGCCTACACTGAATGAAACTATAAGTAAGGTATGAAGGGAATTAGAAATGAACACTTGAATAAGGTTTTCGAATTTCAGCTCTTTATGGCTCCGAAAGTTTGGCTACCATGCTGGTTATTTTGCACGGAGATCTTAAAGATTCGGACATCGAGATGATCGACAAGATATCTTCATTATTAAAGCAGCTGCAAGACTTTTGCGTTTCTGAACTGAGAAAGGAAAACATAAACTTAAAAACAGcaaagttttttgtttgttctaCTCTCATAATGCACATCAACCAGCTGCCAGATTTAAGCCTTGACTCTGCTGCATATGACAAGATTTTGGAAGTATTTACATCACCACCACGTGAATCACAGCCTGAATTAACTTCAAATACTTATTTCGCCGATATGCACTATATGTTTCGTCTACTCATAAAGACGGATCAATTCGACCTTCCCACCAATCGAATATGGAAGCTactaatgaaatacaaaatggtaAGAGTTccttttaaatgttttttatgaaatcaaaATGATAGGTAAAACTTTGTTATCGTTTGTTTAATCCTAGTCTTCAAACAAATCTTTGGACACCGAGATAGAAGAGCTTATTAATGTTTTCATAAAGTATCGGATTGAGAGCTATATCCATTATATGTCTGTAATTCAGTTGCATATCTACAAAGATTCCAACGTGAACAAGAAGGGTTCAATTGCCTTGACTGCCCATCTTCGACTGATCGATATGAACTGCAGTGCTTTGGACTCCTGGCTGCTGCGTTATATAATCTTTAAAGAATCGCTTAGTCTCTTGATCAGAAACATGCGCATTAGAAGATCGGAGGTTACAAATTCAAGTCAACGGAATCGTCTTCTGCCATTGAAGTATATTCTAAATATGGTGGTCAACTTGCGTCTGGATGAAGCCCAATTTTTAAGCATGTGAGTATATAATATTTAGTTGCAAACTCTTATTAACCGGATGATTTTATGCAGTGCTAAAATGCTGCACGTTTTGAAGGACGAGACAATTGGGCCGCACGAGAATTCGGAAATCGAGAACTTTATCACTCAGATAAGTACATATAAATATCAGGCCGAGGATGAGCATTTGGAGGCTACAAAAAATGAGTACTTCGAGGGTAGGCTAACACCTTTGCCCGCTGGTCCATTGAATCTTTGGCAGCTTAAAACTATTCACAATACTACAGATTTAACTGATTAAGAAATCCACATAATATATAGACAAAACCTATACATACTATAAATATAGTATATTGAATGAAAAGGCTCAACACATATGTCTAATAATACCCATTTACTTTCGACacaattataaaaattatgaaaatatctGAATACAGAACGTTATTTTAGtaatattaaagaaaaacaatatcATAGTCGACTTTGGTGCTATGGGTGAATATTCTTATCAAAATCTTCTACGTTCTAGATTCAAAACACGATATATATCAGTGCCTAGTGCGGAATAGAGTAAATCATGGCTGCTAGCAACGTCTCTGAAGCAGGAGACACTTCACTGGCTGAACTGGTACAGGATTGGATGGAATGGAAGTCCCTGGTTCTTTGGCGTCGCCCTGTACAGACTTTGAAGTATGGTGGCTTGGAGGCCGGTCATTTGTTGGTATCCTTCATCGCAAAGCTGTTGAATCTGTGGCTAGTGGGCggtctgctgctgttgggcaTGCTTTGTTTACTGCCAGGACCTCATGCAGATTTCGTGATTTTCTGCCAGCAGAGGTTCGGATTTGCGGTTTACTGGCTGGGCCTGGGCGTGCTCTCCTCTGTGGGGTTTGGCACCGGGCTGCACACCTTTCTGCTCTACCTGGGCCCCCACCTGGCAGCAGTCACTCTGGCCGCCTACGAGTGCCAGACGCTGGACTTTCCCACTCCACCGTATCCGGACTTGAAGATCTGCCCACAGGAGACGTACAAACGCAATTACCCAGATGTGTGGCAAATTTTGGCTAAGGTGCGTCCGGAGGCGCTACTCTGGGGCATTGGCACTGCTCTTGGTGAGCTGCCGCCGTACTTTATGACACGTAGAGCACGGCTCTCCGGCAAGGAGTTGAATGGAGCGGAGGAGCAAAAGTTATTGGATGAAAAGCGAAGGTGTGGAAAGCTAGGCATTTTCGACCATGCCAAGCTGTTCGTGGAACGGGTGATGCGAAGAGTGGGCTTCCTGGGAATACTATTCTGCGCCAGCATACCCAATCCTCTGTTCGACCTGGCCGGCATAACGTGCGGACACTTTCTGGTGCCCTTTTGGAAGTTCTTTGTGGCCACCCTGATCGGCAAGGCGTTGGTCAAGGCCACCATACAGCAGTTGTTCGTTATCGCGTCCTTAACCGAGAGTCTAGTCGATAGGTTTGTGGTCGGTCTGGGCAAGCTACCCTATGTGGGACCCCCAATGCAGCGCATGATCATTGAACTGCTGCGGTCCACAAAGCAGCAGATGCATGGAACAGTCAATTCCGATTCCCTGGCCTACCTGAGCCATCTGGTTCGGGCGTTCGAGCTGTGTGCCCTCATAATGGTCACCTGTTTCGTAGTATCTTCACTAAACTGCCTCGCACAAATCCATTACAAGCGCAAGCAGGAGAAAAGGCGCAAGATGCGAAACCTGGAGATGATCCTCTACGCCGATGCGGAGGCATCCTCGTCGGAGGAGTTCAGCGTCTAAGCAGCAGATACTGAAATTATTAAGCTAGAGATTTTAGAATTTTTAGACACAATGAAATGTCTTGTAATGTCCTATATCCTTAATCGTCAGTCAGAGAAACACTTGAATTTAACGTTTtatattctttattttaatataattagtTTCTTTTGGATTTGGGTTCTGTTTTCTGCATGGTTCTGATGTCTGATGTGTTCTGTGGATGATCTGTGTGTCTGAGTGTGTTTGATGCCATCGTAATTATTATCATTGTACAATTACATTTATATTCAACAGCAATTTAACACAAAGCTAAGCATTACTTTACGCGATCCCCTAGGCTCAttcattcgatttttttgACTTAGTATGATCTCCCAGTTATTTCCCTCGCTGTTAGTTATGCAATCATTTTAG
Encoded proteins:
- the LOC6605327 gene encoding uncharacterized protein LOC6605327; its protein translation is MEFVSAISTVGNTETVAREFAIAFLQAVTSDPDNWIVKVSHQFVGQCFRVLGLNFNVSVQAFSQTQDHPYRDANPNYIFDPVPLVMTELDKFLDRLPRLLAQVGELLAKDSQGTKFDQLTQPIPCYLNLILKWIKVVQAMCRNMQLSNSTSVDRYICEPLARMSFSILGGLAKLLPKYENFSGFKGICLALAVDVRYGIFYQETCDVVVPPMLDIFRKHYKTFCGPEKSALDFVYCILTVVMSDEDCYIKAYEFLESMIRKFAESTQHSHHLRCFTNELITVKYVVLQFETLKDSNSKPLLLATLKYLMTLQRNLASAECFTKRFHEELLHLVLRMSVSSATVASMAAKVYITLSQRQHQEQEIEQHILETYVKIPQNRRKNITYEQFRNELTRYLKTLIQYFPALQEFDFYARVLTARNVRMELSLIAAQCASIIFEMHMAEYTSLPVARDQVNELLRVWPRILKASSKQNGTRPLIYGIYDLIDFDSVAECDAELLLNLESNCLDNFLNDDTINESEFQRLYVNISRSVDATGNIQIHTTTSRALRDEQAALQLRLNNTDPESPEMQELLKEYAFSYMRIHAVLMVNKLHVRYVADIYETLAKFVLEMPTLNETITLYGSESLATMLVILHGDLKDSDIEMIDKISSLLKQLQDFCVSELRKENINLKTAKFFVCSTLIMHINQLPDLSLDSAAYDKILEVFTSPPRESQPELTSNTYFADMHYMFRLLIKTDQFDLPTNRIWKLLMKYKMSSNKSLDTEIEELINVFIKYRIESYIHYMSVIQLHIYKDSNVNKKGSIALTAHLRLIDMNCSALDSWLLRYIIFKESLSLLIRNMRIRRSEVTNSSQRNRLLPLKYILNMVVNLRLDEAQFLSIAKMLHVLKDETIGPHENSEIENFITQISTYKYQAEDEHLEATKNEYFEGRLTPLPAGPLNLWQLKTIHNTTDLTD
- the LOC6605328 gene encoding vacuole membrane protein 1, translating into MAASNVSEAGDTSLAELVQDWMEWKSLVLWRRPVQTLKYGGLEAGHLLVSFIAKLLNLWLVGGLLLLGMLCLLPGPHADFVIFCQQRFGFAVYWLGLGVLSSVGFGTGLHTFLLYLGPHLAAVTLAAYECQTLDFPTPPYPDLKICPQETYKRNYPDVWQILAKVRPEALLWGIGTALGELPPYFMTRRARLSGKELNGAEEQKLLDEKRRCGKLGIFDHAKLFVERVMRRVGFLGILFCASIPNPLFDLAGITCGHFLVPFWKFFVATLIGKALVKATIQQLFVIASLTESLVDRFVVGLGKLPYVGPPMQRMIIELLRSTKQQMHGTVNSDSLAYLSHLVRAFELCALIMVTCFVVSSLNCLAQIHYKRKQEKRRKMRNLEMILYADAEASSSEEFSV